Within the Methanomassiliicoccus sp. genome, the region CAGGTACCGGTGTGCTGCTCGCGGTGGGCATCCTGATCCAGTTCTACGAGGCACTAGGAAGGGAACAAATGATGGAAATGCACCCCATGCTCCGGGGCTTCTTCGGAGGCGATTGATAGATGCAGCAGGCACCTCTCCCGCCCCGTCCAGCCCCCGACCCGAAGAAGCAGATGAACCAGTTCATCACCATCTTCATCTTCGTGTTCGCCATGTTCGTGCTCTTCGACCAGTCCCTCCGGACCTGGTTGGGCACCATCGTGGGATACGTCCTTGAACCGCTAGTCGGCCTCAACGGCACCGTGCCGGTGGTGACGCTTATTCTCACGGGCATCATCATGACCGCACTGTCGGTCGTCCTGAGGCACTTCTTCACCGATTACGTCGGGCAGGCCGAGAGCCAGAAGATCGTCAGCGCCTTCAACAAGGAGCTCCAGAAGGCCAGGGTGGAGAACAACAAGTACAAGATCAAGAAGCTTACCGAGGAGCAGCCCAACATCCTCAAGAAGTCCATGGAGATGTCCACAAGCCAGATGAAGCTGATGCCAGTCACCATGCTGGCCATCATCCCCATCTTCGCCTGGCTTTCGGTGTGGATTGGGCACCTGGACCCTGCCATCGCAGTGGTCAACGTCCCCTGGGCCACCAACGTGAGCCTCACTGCCTCGAACGTGCTGCCCAACTGGGTGCTGCTGTACTCGCTCATCAGCATACCGTTCGGTCAGATCCTCAGCCGTGCCCTGCGTTACTTCGAGTTCCGCAAGCGGCTGCGTGAGATCGAGGCCCAGCCGGCATGAGGATCACCATCAGCGGCCCGCCGGGGTCGGGGAAGACCACGGCTTGCCGGTTGGTCGCGGAAAGGCTCCACCTAAGGGTGGTCATCTCGGGAGATATCTTTCGGCAGCTGGCCAAGGAATCGTCAATGTCCCTGGCCACCTTTGGCTCGATGTGCGAGTCCGATCCCGATGTCGATCGACGTCTAGACGAACGCATGGTAGAGATCGCCCGATCCGGGGACGATCTCCTTCTGGAAGGGCGCCTCACCGCCCACATGCTGACCATGCACGGCATCCCGGCCTTTAGGGTGTACATGGGAGCTGACCTCGAGGTCCGCGCGGCCCGAGTAGTAGAGAGGGAGGGGGGCACCCAGGCCCAGAGGAAGCAGGAGATCGTGGAGAGAGAAAAATGCGAGGCCCGCCGGTACCGCGCCTATTATGATATTGATATAAACGACCGGAACATCTACGATCTGGTGATCGATACCACTGATAAGACCCCTGAGCAGGTGTCTGAACTCATCTGCGACGCGGCGGTGGCCTACCATGGCTGATGTGCTGATCCGTGACAAGAGCCCCCTGGGCGTGAACGCCGGGAAGAAGCCGTCGGAGAGGACGATAGAGGAGCTCCTGGAGGCGGGGGTCATCATAATGGACAAGCCGATGGGTCCGACGTCCCATCAGGCGACGGCGTGGGTCCGGGACATCCTGCACATCGAGAAGATCGGCCACGGAGGCACTCTCGATCCCAAGGTGTCCGGCGTGTTGCCCATCGCCACCGGCCGCGCGGTCCGCGCGCTCAACCTCGTACTGCGCTCGGACAAGGAGTACGTCTGCCTCATGCGCCTGCACCGCGACCGGAAAGAAGAGGACGTCCGCCAGGTCATGGCCACCTTCATCGGCCGGATCTACCAGACCCCCCCGGTGCGCTCGGCGGTCAAGCGGCAGATGCGGGTGCGGACGATCCATACGCTGAACATCCTCGAGATCAAGGGACGCGACGTCCTGTTCCGCGTGGAATGCGACGCCGGCACCTACATCCGGACGCTGTGCGTAGACATCGGCGATGCTCTAGGGGTGGGGGCGAGTATGGAAGATCTCCGCCGAACGCGATCGGGAGACATGCTCGAGGACAAGGCAGTCACTCTGCAGGACATCAAGGACGCGTATGTCGAGTGGAAGGAAGGGGACGAGCGGTGGCTCCGTTCGATGCTCCTGCCCATCGAGGTGCTTTTCGACCCCCTGCCCAAGGTCGTCATCAAGGACAGCGCGGTGGACGCCGTGTGCCACGGCGCAGACCTCGCCGCGGTCGGAGTGGCCAAGGTGGACGCGGCGGTGAAGAAGGACGGCATGGTGGCGATGTTCACCGCCAAAGGAGAAGCGGTGGCAGTCGGCACGGCATCGATGTCCCCCGAGGAGATGGTAAGGGCCAAGGAAGGCGTGGCCGTCTCCACCGACCGCGTATACATGCCAGCCAGCACCTACCCCAAGATGTGGTAGCGACCGCTGGGCATTCTTTCAGCCCAGATACTTATTCATAGATGTCCATTTTCAGTCGGTCGGACCAATCCGCCGTTCAGATTTAATACTCATCTCCGTCCGAACATGTTCGTCACCTAATGGAAATAACCACCCAGGCATCTAGCTCGCAACGGCTCATCGGCTTGTCCGATGAGGTGAGGAGGGTTATTGAATGACACTGGAAAAGAGTAAAGTACAGAAGGTCCTGCGATACCGGTGGGCGGTGTTCGGGATTATGGCGTTCGCCTACTTCTTTGTGTACTTCCACAGGGTGTCCACATCGGTCGTCTCCAGCGACCTTCAGGACACTTTCGGAGTGGGCGCAGCGTCCATCGCGCTGTTGAGCTCGGCGTACTTCTACGCCTATACCGTCATGCAACTACCGTCGGGCATACTGACGGACAGCTGGGGACCGCGCAGGACGGTGAGCCTGTTCACTCTCGTCGCTGCGGTCGGCGCCATACTGACCGGGGTCGCCACGGACTTCGAACTGGTCATCGTCGGCCGTGTGATGATCGGCGTGGGCGTGGCCATGGTGTACATCCCCATCATGAAGATCCTGGCCACCTGGTACCGCAAGAACGAGTTCGCCTCGCTCAGCGGAATCCTGCTGGCGGTCGGCAACATCGGTGCCCTGAGCGCCGCCGGCCCCCTGGGCATCCTGTCCGAAGCCATCGGTTGGCAGCAGGTGTTCTTCATACTTGGCGTCCTGTCCGTGGTGCTGGCCATTGTTGCCTACCTGATAATACGGGACCGCCCCGCGGAAATGAACCTCCCGACCATCCAGGAGATCGAGGCCGAGGAGAAGGGGGAGCCTGTTCCCGAGGCCAAGGCGGCGGAGAAGATCCCCATGGTCAAGGCCCTGAAGATGACCTTCGGATCAGGCATGAACTTTTGGCCGCTGGCGATCTGGTTCTTCTTCATGTACGGCAGCATCATGGTGTACCAGGGACTGTGGGCCGGGCCGTTCTACAAGGATGTGCTGGGATGGGACAAGACGACCTACAGCACGGTGCTGACCTTCATCGGCATAGGCATGATCTTCGGATGCCCCCTGGCCGGAATACTCTCGGATAAGGTCCTGAAATCCAGGAAGAAAGTACTGATCGTAGGCACTCTGATCTACACGGCGGTGTGGGGCATCATATGGCTTGCCGGGGCGCAGATCACCAGCACTGTGGCGTGGATGGGCATCAACTTCCTGTTCGGCTTCTTCGGCGGGTTTTTCGTGGTGAGCTATGCCCAGATCAAGGAACTGTTTCCCATCACCATCGTGGGTACCACTACTGCAGCGCTCAACATCTTTCCCTTCGCCGGGGGCGCTGTGCTGCAGCAGGTCTCTGGCCTCATGCTCACCACCCGCACCGCGGAGGGCTACCAGCTCATCTGGCTGTTCATGTTCGCCTGCATGCTGATCGCCTGCGTCGGGGCATTCCTCTCTCGGGAGAAGACCCATGTGCCGGAGACCACCGCGACGGATGTGACCAAGAAGGGGCAGGCCTCCCATTAGGCTGCTAACGTCTTCGGGGGGTCCCCGCCCCCTTATTCATTCATGCTAAGGATGCAAGTGAGAATATGATTACAAGATCAAAGAAGGACGAGAACGGAGTAACGATGCGGGAACGCATGATGCGGGCCCTGGCATGCAAGGAGAACGACCGGCCTCCGGTGGCCGGCATGACCACGAGCGGAACGACCCAGCTCATGGACTACGCTGGAGCGGCGTGGCCCGAGGTGCACACTGATGCAGTCAAGATGTCCAAATTGGCGCTGGCGGCATACCCATTCCTGGGACTGGAATCGGCGCGGGTTCCGTACTGCCTCAGCTATGAGGCCGAGGCGCTGGGCTGCAAGGTCTTCCTGGGCACCAAGAACAGCACCCCCATGGTGAAGGCGCATCCTTACCGGGACGATCCCGATGCTGAGCTGGTGCTCCCAAAGCGCTCGGAGATCCCCGAACTCGCCAGGAACAAGGTGGTGCTGGAGGCGGCCAAGCTAATGAAGGCCGGCGCGGGTGAGCTGCCGACCATCGTGGGCGTCACCGGGCCGTTCACCATCGCCGGCCATCTGGTGGGAACGGAGAACCTTCTGTTGTGGGTGGCCACCGACCCGGAGAAGGTGCACAAGTTCGTCAAGTTCGCCGCCGAATATGAGAGAGAGTGGCTCAAGATCATCGACACCCTGGGCATTGACCTCATCCAGATGAGCGAACCATCCGCGTCCTGGGACATGCTGTCAGAGGAGATGTTCCGGGAGTTCGCCCTGCCCTACATCCGGGAGACATTTAGCGGAATGGAGAGCACCAAGAAGGTGCTGCACATCTGCGGCAACATGACCGAGGAGCTGGATAATATGGTGGCGACGGGGGCGGACGGGCTCAGCATCGAAGAGAAGAGCGACCCTTACCGCTCGGTCAAGCTCGTGAACCATCGGGCCGCCCTCATAGGCAACGTGGGCGTGGTGCGTCCACTGCTTCAGGGCACCCCGGAGCAGGTTCGCGAGATGACCATGAGGTCAGTGGACGCCGGGTTCAACATCATATCGGCCGGATGTGGCCTGTCGGCGATGATCGACAAGGCCAACATCAAGGCCATGGTCGACACGGTGAAGAGCCTGCCCAAGAAGAAGTGATCCCACGGCGGGGCGCGCCCATTCCCTTTTCCTCCCGCCCCGCCCGAAACCCTTTCTTAAGAGCGCGATAGGTAATCAGCCAGGACCTTGCGCTCGGCTCGCCTGAGAATGACGTTGAGGGTGGACTTGGAGCACTTGATGCTGGGAGCCATCTCCTGCAGCGTGGTCCTCTGCGGAATGTCGTAGAACCCGAGGTCGAAGGCAAGTAACAGCGCTTGCTTCTGCCGGAAGGTGAGGGCGTTCCGCGACTCCTGTTCCCGGGTGCAGTGGACCTTGACGTCCCGACCGCTGTCCTTCAGCTCACCGATGAGCCGACGGATGGAGTCGGCGTCCGGTCCCATCAGATTCCATATCACGGTCCCATCCTCCCTCATGGTGCATGATTCCAGGAAGCAGTGCGAGCCGGTGATGATGTGGCATATGGCACAATCATGGTTGGAGACCATAGCGATATAGTCGCCGGGCGCGGTCTTGGAGATCTCGACAGTACACCAGTCACCGACCCGATCCTTGATGTCCGCAAGCTCGGTCTCGCACAGCTCATGAGGTCCCTGGATCCTGACCAGGCTGTGCCCGAAACGCGGACCGACGGGGGCACATCGCAGCACGCTGACGCTCATGCCGCTCTTCACCAGGCTGGGCAGGAAGTTGCTGCAGATATGCTCGTTCACCATCTTGTACGATAGAATAACCCTCCGCAATCACACCACAGATGCTGTACATTACGGGAAAAGAAATAAACTTGCTCCGAAGGTCACGCAAGTCGGTTGATGTGTTAGAAATGCATAACAAATCTTAAATATCAAAGTTATGTATATCGCACATAAAGTTAGAATAACATAACATTGGTGATGTCATGGAAATGACCGGTTCGAAAACCGAGGAAAAGAGCCCAGTGAGGGGAAACAAGAGCATTAGCATGGTCAGGGCGAGAACGATAAGCATGGTGCTGGGCGGAGGGCTGCTGATCGCCTGTGGTATCCTTATGCTGATAGAGGACACCATAGACGACATCCTGTGGGTGGAAGTGTTCATGGGGTTGGGCCTCTTCGGCGGTGGCCTGTTCGAGTACCTCGGCCTACGTAAGCCACTCAAGGACGAAAGGACCGCCCGGATCGGCACTCTGGCAGCGACCTACTCATGGTATACCGTGCTGGTCGTGGTCGGCTTCCTTAGCATGGTCTATGGTATGGGCGGGGGCCACAAGATCTCCATGTCTCAGGCTACCGGGGCCGTCCTCATTACCATGGTCATATCCATCATGGCCTTCAACTGGTACCTCGGTCGCAAAGGGGACGTGGAATGAGGACCACCATCAAGGAGCACCGGGCGCGGATGGGCCTGACGCAGGAGCAACTAGCCGATAAGGTCGGAGTGAGGCGGGAGACCATCGTCTTCCTGGAGAAGGGTAAGTACAACCCCTCGCTCCGCCTCGCCCATGACGTGGCCTCTGTTCTGAGGGTCAAGATCGACGATCTATTCTTGTTCGACGACGAAGGTGCCGCTCACCAGGGGTGAGATTAATCTAGGTTCCGGAGATTCAGGATCCATGGCCGAGAGGACCGAGGGTCTTAGCATCGTGAAGGTCGATCGCAGCAACGCCGACCGGTACATCGAACTCATCAAAGCGCTAGCCGACTTCGAATCCCTCGACCCACCAGACGAAGAGGGAAAGGCAAGACTGATCCGGGATCTGACCTCCGATCCGCCCATGTTCCACGCCTACCTCGCCATGCTGGAGGGCGCCCCGGTCGGCTACCTGGCATTCTACTTTACCTACTCCACGTTCCTGGCCCGTCCGACGCTGTTCTTAGAGGATATTTTCATCCTGGAGGAGCACCGTAAGAAGGGGATCGGACGGGAGCTGTTCCGCTTCTGCGTGCGCGAGGCTGAACGCCGGGGATGTGGAAGGATGGAGTGGACCGCCCTCAACTGGAACACCCCAGCCCACCAGTTCTACGAGGGCATGGGGGCCAAGAAGCTAGACTGGTACCTCTTCCGCCTCGTTGCCGGGGATTTCAGCATAGCCCTGGACCGCTGAAGTCACTTAGAAGTGAAAGGTAAGCTCAGCGCTCGTACTTCGACTCCTCGATGCGGCGCTTCAGCGTCTCCTCTTCACTCTCTGATGCCATCTCCGGCGCCGTACTCTCCGCCTCGAGCTCTGGAGCAGCGGTTCCGTCACCCCAGATGTACAGCGGAGTAAGCTTACCGCACGCCCCGCAGCGCCGTATCCTGACCACGAACAGGTTCAGACCGAAGTAGCCGGGGACGAACAGCCCGCCACATCGCCGGCAACGCCTTATGCTGGCCATGACCGAACATGGCGATACATAATATATCTTAACGCTCGCGGGACCGAGCCATGTTCAGGTCTGTAAATGGTACGGTCACATTGAAGCCTTGGTCACGCATCCGGGACCCCTAGGGGTGCGCTCTTGGTCGATAATGGTGAAGTGAAGACAGGCGAAGCGGGCGAAGGTTATCGACGTCTGAACCGGAAATGCTTGCCCGCCATGTACCTCGGCAACGGGATCACGTACGTCATTCTGCTGACCGTATTCCTTCTGGTAATGAACTACGCCCGGGAGGGGCTCGGTCCGGCTGGCGGCACCTTATGGCTAGTGGGCATCGCCGTGCTGGCGACGGTGCTCGTCTACATGCTGGCGGCACCGCAGGTCTTCTATGCCCGTTACCGGTACGTGATCACCAGGGACAAGGTGGACGTTCGCTACGGCGTCCTGGTTCTAAGACACATCCTGGTGCCCATTGAAAGGGTGCATCAGGTCGAGGTGACGAGAGGGCCGATCGATAACATGTTCGGACTGGGGCACGTCAGCATCACGACCGCCGGGGGCACTGCCAAGATCAGGTACCTGGAGATCGACGAGGCGGAGAAGATAGCGGACCGCCTAAACGAGCTGGTCGGCACCATGTTGCGAGAAAGGGAGGGAACGTGTCCGACCCCCTGAGGTGCCACCCTACGGTTATCGCGGAGAATTCCCTCCGCCTGCTCTTCTCCCTGGCGGTCATCATCCTACTGGTGGGACGGCTGGACCTCACTCTGATGGCGTGGGTATGCGCAGCCGTCCTGGTGCTGGTCGTCCTCTTCAACTACCGCCAATGGAAGATGACGCTGATACACTTCAACGAGACGGAGCTGGTCATCGAGAGGAACACCCTGTTCAAGCTCAAGAAGACCCTGCCATACGACAGGATCGCAGCCGTGAACCTCAACCGCGGGGTGTTGAACAGGGCGTTCGGGACCTCCAAACTGATGATCAACATCAACTCCGGCCATCACGCCATGGCTCCCGAAGCGTCTCTGACGTTCAGGCAGGAAGTGGCAGAGCAACTGAGAAATGATGTGTCACGGCGCCTATACGCGCATCATCTTGCTCCGGAGGAGGAGGGAAAGGTCGAGACGCTGGTATCGTTTTCCCCGGCGGACGTCGTCATCCACAGTCTGTTCAGCGTCCCGACTTTCCAGAACCTGCTGGGCGCTTTGTTCCTGGCGAACTCCGTCTTCGAGCTGTACCGTTCAACAGTGGACGCAGGATCGTTGGGTTCGGCGCTGACGTCCCTGGGCATGTTCTTCCTGGTCCAGGTGGTGCCATCAGGGTTGCAGCTGTTCCGCTACTACAACTTTAGGGTATACCGCAGAGGAGATATCATCTACCTACAGCACGGCCTGATCCAGACATACAGGACGTCGTTCAGCATATCCAAGATCAACGCCGTCCGGGTGAAGAGCACCTTAGCTTCCAGACTGATGCACCGATCGTGCATCGAGGCCGAGGTGGTGGGCATCGCATCCAACGATGGCAATGGCAACGCTCGGCCAGTCATATGCCTGCTGAAGGACGACGCGACGATCGGCCGGCTGCTCGGTGAGCTGGTGCCGGAGTTCATTTACGAAGGCCGGCCGAGCAGACAGCCGAATGGAGCGAAGTGGGTACTTCTGGCCCGGGCAGCCATCGCCTCTCTGGCCCTATCCGCGATCATGGTCTATCCCTCGATCGCCGTTCACCGCCAGCTTACATCTCAGACTGGACTCCTGGGAGCGATGGCGTACGCTCTGCCGCTGTTCACGGCGATGTCCGTCCTGGCCTTCTTCTACGCTGCGCATCTTTCGTACAAGGTCCGGGAGATCGACCTCGATGACAACCTGTTCACCTTCGTTAACGGCATCCTGGACCGTGAGACCGTGGTCATGAGCTATGACAAGGTGCAGATGGTGCATGTGAGCAGGGGCCCGATCGCCAGGAGGTTCAAGGTATCGCAGGCCACGGTGTACATGCTCTCCTCCACCGGAACGAAGAGCGTTTCCTCCGGGCTGTTTCCAGAGGACCAGCTTGACAGGATCGGTGACATCGTGATGGACCGGATCACCGCGGGCAGGAGCGACCGCCGTACGAAGGAAGTCTAGGCGACCAACCGTCAGAACTCGAGGAGCGACCTCTGCCCGCGGATCAACGGTCGGGCCTCGATGCCCAGCCTTGCCTTGATCTCGCAGGCCAGGGAATCGGCGAAGCCATGATGGGTGATGACAACCTCCGGCTCGCAGGCCTTGACGAACGCTATGAGGTCGTTGAAGTCGGCGTGGTCAGAGAATGGGAACGCCTCGTCCACGCCCAGACGAGCCCTGTAGCCGCTGTCCAGGGCCCACCCTGATACTGCGAGGCGCTTGGGGTTCCTGCGGCGCAGCACCTCGGCGTTCTGCGTCCGGTTCAGCCACGGGGAGCAGATGACCACGAACGGGTCGTTGGGGTCCTCCCCATCCCACAGCCTGCACTCCAAGGGATCATCTTCGCTGCGCACCAGGGCGGTGGCGTTATACACTGAGCGATCAGCGTACGGCCCGAACTCACGAAGCACACGGAGCATGTCCTGGGACTTGCCGAAAGGATAGGCATAAAGCGACACCGGACGCCCCTGAGAGATGATGTCCTCGACCTCGTCCCGTACCAGCGAGGCGATGATATCGCTGGGCGGGAACACATAACGCGGCTTGCCGTAGGTGGACTCGATAATCAGCACGTCCGTCTTCACCGGCCTCGCCCCCTTGCTTCCGCAGCGGTCCCTGGTGCATAAGTCCCCGGTGTACAGTACCTGGCGGCCATCGACCTCCACTTGGAACATACGCGATCCGGCCATGTGCCCGGCGTCGAACTCCTCGATGCCGTTGGCCTGGCCCATGGTCAGCTGCTTCTTGCTCCGGCTATTAAGGCAACGGAGGGTAACCTCTGAGGCGACCACCTGGGTGCCGACCACGCGCTTGGGCAGGTGATCGGAGTGGGCGTGGGATATGCAAAAGGTGCCGCAGGCTTCGATGACGTCGGCGTCAAAGTAGTAGGCCTCGTCTCCCAGGACCTCTACGCCGTTCCCCAGGCGTATGGTCAGCGCTCTCCCCGGCATCTCGGTTTCGATGCTGGATAGAGTAGTTAAAAGTATCTACAGGACCCCGGCGACCGGCGAAAGAAGCCTGCCTGTGCCGTCCGGGAGATAGGAAGTTGGCCGGGAGCACGCCCCCGGCCTCTGTGCCCTCGGGTGACGGCACCGCCACAGCCAGCTCGTGGGGTGCCTGGCGGTTCACGGGACTCTAGCTCTGCAGCCTCATCGGACTGCCGCAGCAGTCGAAGGAGCAGCCCTCGACGCACCCGCAGGACTGGGACGAGGAGGTCTCGGTGCCGCACTCACTGCACTCCTTGACCACCCTGAGCTCCAGTCCACAGCTCTCGCAGACATATACCTGGTCCATCTTCATCTCGTTGCAGCTTGGCATTGTTAGTCCTCGATGCAACTACGTTGCCAGTGCATAGATAAGACTATCTCCCGAGCCCGACTGGACATTCGGGGGAGATGTGCTCCATATCGACAGGTCATCGCTCGTGGTCCAGCCTGCGGATCATTATGCTCCTTAGCCCCATCGTATCCCGTGCAGAGTATTTTTCCCGGCTATGGCATCTAAATCGTCAACAGATTATACATGAATGAATATGGTTAGACTGGTGGGAGAAGTTGAACGGTCTTAGAAGCAAGATCAAGATCGCCTCGATCTTGATCGTCGCATTCGTCATCATGATAGCAGCTCTGATGTACTATCCCTACAGGAAGGATAGCGTAGCTCACGATAATAACAATCCCATAGTGCTGACGGTTCATGGATTAGTCACCGATGAGAATGGAACGCCGTTGGAGAACGCTTCGGTCATTGTTACGGGCCCGGGAGTTATCACCAAGATGACAAATGCTAGCGGCTTCTATTCCATAACCTTCAATGCCGTATTGGAGCTTAACATATCGGCAATGGCTTCAGGTCACTGGGTGGAATACGCTACAATCTATCCTAATGATCAGAAGACTGATATTTTCGCGAACTTCACCCTATGGAAAAGCACGATCATCAGCGTGCCGTTGGGAATAGCGACGTTCATCGATTCCCCCGACGGCTCGTCCCGTTTTACGCTGAACATCAACGTTACCAACAGCTGTTATATCATCAAGCAGGCAGGCTCGGATGAATCCATTCCTATGTATCTATCCGCTGGCAATCTCACATGCAATACGTCGGTCGGTAGTGGTCCGACGATACTGTACATGAACGTCAGCATTTTTGGATCGTACTGGATGACGAACAAGACGATCAGAGGGTTTGGTTGTGAAGCAATAGGTCCTGCTTACGGCGTCCCCTTGAATATGGTTAATCCTGACACGACCACATCATCCTGGAACCATACAACTTTTGATCTTAAATATGGGGAGCGAGGAAATGTGACACTAGCTGCAAAGAATGATTCTTACTCATTTCCGACGAACTTTGCTCCTACGTTCACAGTGGATGCTCTTGGTAAGAACATCACGTTCCATGAGATCGGTGTGCAGACATTCGATTACATCATTGAAAGGGAACAACTCGTCAATGTCAGTGGCGTGGTGGCTTCAATGGATGTCACTCCCTTGACGAGCGGGAACCACGCATATGATGTATACGTCGAGGACGGCTGCATGATCTGCCTCAGAGAGGTCGCTTCCAATCACTCATGACCAGCGTCCATCAGGCGACCTGATCTCACCGATCGCTAGATGGCAAGGTGACGGCCCACCGGTACCGGTCTTCACCCGGGCAACGTTTCGGCGCCCGCTGACGTTCCCAGCCCACCGGAAGCGAAGGGCTACTTTCGGGGACCTCCCCCGGCTCCGGCTTAATATTCATAAGGCAGGCATGATAAAGGGAGAATGAGCATAGCAACGAGGGAAGCGGGGGCGCTGGCCATCGGGTCGCGCCGGGAGTTCACCGACCACCTCACGGTCCGCACCTCCATACCCACCCTGGACGCATTCTTCGACGGAGTGCGGTGCAGGGCCATGACCCTCATCGATTCTTCCGACCGCATGCTCTTTGACCTGACTCACATCCTGTGCGTCAACGGCGTCAGCACGCTGGGCCGGGAGGTAGTGTGGATCGACGGCGGGAACTGCGTCGATCCCTACGAGCTGGGAAGGATCAGCAAGCGCTTCGGCCTGGACCGGACCGAGGTGCTGGACAGCGTGCGGGTGGCAAGGGCGTTCACCGCCTATCAGCTCGTCTCCCTGATCGACGAGCGGCTGGAGGACGAGGTGCGACGCACCGGGGCGGGAATGGTCATCGTGTCCTGCCTGCCAGATATGTTCCAGGACAAGGAAATGCACTGGTCCGAATCATACCAGCTGATCAAGCGATGCGTGGAGAGGCTGCACGATCTCTCGCGACGGGAGGGGACGGCGACTTTGGTGACGAACTATGGATTAATGAAGATCCTGCAGCGCAAGAGCCTGAAGGGCTTGCTGTACGGCACCGCGGACGATATCGTGCGCATCGAGAACGCCGCGGGCTGCCTGCGCATCGTCCTGCCGAACGACCAGGAGAGCATGCTGTACCATCCTGTGCCACACAACCAGACGACACTCGAAGAGTTCATGGGGCGATGATATGGGCCGCACCGTACCGACCTACCGGATGACGCTGGAGTCGATCGTGCAGAGCTGGGCGGACTTCCGTCGAGCGCTTCCCAAGGAGGACCGGGAGGTCTTCGATCAGATGGTCAACCGGGCAAGAATGCACTCTTCCGCCGCATCTTACGCGGCGTTCTCCGACCCGGTGGA harbors:
- a CDS encoding EMC3/TMCO1 family protein, with translation MQQAPLPPRPAPDPKKQMNQFITIFIFVFAMFVLFDQSLRTWLGTIVGYVLEPLVGLNGTVPVVTLILTGIIMTALSVVLRHFFTDYVGQAESQKIVSAFNKELQKARVENNKYKIKKLTEEQPNILKKSMEMSTSQMKLMPVTMLAIIPIFAWLSVWIGHLDPAIAVVNVPWATNVSLTASNVLPNWVLLYSLISIPFGQILSRALRYFEFRKRLREIEAQPA
- a CDS encoding AAA family ATPase gives rise to the protein MRITISGPPGSGKTTACRLVAERLHLRVVISGDIFRQLAKESSMSLATFGSMCESDPDVDRRLDERMVEIARSGDDLLLEGRLTAHMLTMHGIPAFRVYMGADLEVRAARVVEREGGTQAQRKQEIVEREKCEARRYRAYYDIDINDRNIYDLVIDTTDKTPEQVSELICDAAVAYHG
- a CDS encoding RNA-guided pseudouridylation complex pseudouridine synthase subunit Cbf5, which produces MADVLIRDKSPLGVNAGKKPSERTIEELLEAGVIIMDKPMGPTSHQATAWVRDILHIEKIGHGGTLDPKVSGVLPIATGRAVRALNLVLRSDKEYVCLMRLHRDRKEEDVRQVMATFIGRIYQTPPVRSAVKRQMRVRTIHTLNILEIKGRDVLFRVECDAGTYIRTLCVDIGDALGVGASMEDLRRTRSGDMLEDKAVTLQDIKDAYVEWKEGDERWLRSMLLPIEVLFDPLPKVVIKDSAVDAVCHGADLAAVGVAKVDAAVKKDGMVAMFTAKGEAVAVGTASMSPEEMVRAKEGVAVSTDRVYMPASTYPKMW
- a CDS encoding MFS transporter; the encoded protein is MTLEKSKVQKVLRYRWAVFGIMAFAYFFVYFHRVSTSVVSSDLQDTFGVGAASIALLSSAYFYAYTVMQLPSGILTDSWGPRRTVSLFTLVAAVGAILTGVATDFELVIVGRVMIGVGVAMVYIPIMKILATWYRKNEFASLSGILLAVGNIGALSAAGPLGILSEAIGWQQVFFILGVLSVVLAIVAYLIIRDRPAEMNLPTIQEIEAEEKGEPVPEAKAAEKIPMVKALKMTFGSGMNFWPLAIWFFFMYGSIMVYQGLWAGPFYKDVLGWDKTTYSTVLTFIGIGMIFGCPLAGILSDKVLKSRKKVLIVGTLIYTAVWGIIWLAGAQITSTVAWMGINFLFGFFGGFFVVSYAQIKELFPITIVGTTTAALNIFPFAGGAVLQQVSGLMLTTRTAEGYQLIWLFMFACMLIACVGAFLSREKTHVPETTATDVTKKGQASH
- a CDS encoding MtaA/CmuA family methyltransferase, which produces MITRSKKDENGVTMRERMMRALACKENDRPPVAGMTTSGTTQLMDYAGAAWPEVHTDAVKMSKLALAAYPFLGLESARVPYCLSYEAEALGCKVFLGTKNSTPMVKAHPYRDDPDAELVLPKRSEIPELARNKVVLEAAKLMKAGAGELPTIVGVTGPFTIAGHLVGTENLLLWVATDPEKVHKFVKFAAEYEREWLKIIDTLGIDLIQMSEPSASWDMLSEEMFREFALPYIRETFSGMESTKKVLHICGNMTEELDNMVATGADGLSIEEKSDPYRSVKLVNHRAALIGNVGVVRPLLQGTPEQVREMTMRSVDAGFNIISAGCGLSAMIDKANIKAMVDTVKSLPKKK
- a CDS encoding helix-turn-helix domain-containing protein, encoding MRRVILSYKMVNEHICSNFLPSLVKSGMSVSVLRCAPVGPRFGHSLVRIQGPHELCETELADIKDRVGDWCTVEISKTAPGDYIAMVSNHDCAICHIITGSHCFLESCTMREDGTVIWNLMGPDADSIRRLIGELKDSGRDVKVHCTREQESRNALTFRQKQALLLAFDLGFYDIPQRTTLQEMAPSIKCSKSTLNVILRRAERKVLADYLSRS
- a CDS encoding helix-turn-helix transcriptional regulator gives rise to the protein MRTTIKEHRARMGLTQEQLADKVGVRRETIVFLEKGKYNPSLRLAHDVASVLRVKIDDLFLFDDEGAAHQG
- a CDS encoding GNAT family N-acetyltransferase; translated protein: MAERTEGLSIVKVDRSNADRYIELIKALADFESLDPPDEEGKARLIRDLTSDPPMFHAYLAMLEGAPVGYLAFYFTYSTFLARPTLFLEDIFILEEHRKKGIGRELFRFCVREAERRGCGRMEWTALNWNTPAHQFYEGMGAKKLDWYLFRLVAGDFSIALDR
- a CDS encoding PH domain-containing protein; its protein translation is MYLGNGITYVILLTVFLLVMNYAREGLGPAGGTLWLVGIAVLATVLVYMLAAPQVFYARYRYVITRDKVDVRYGVLVLRHILVPIERVHQVEVTRGPIDNMFGLGHVSITTAGGTAKIRYLEIDEAEKIADRLNELVGTMLREREGTCPTP